Part of the Juglans regia cultivar Chandler chromosome 14, Walnut 2.0, whole genome shotgun sequence genome, taaggaacaatattatttaatatatctattgattttttaatttcaattctcaatcttttttaatgttagatttttcaactttaatactaaatcactgcacttcaaatatatataaacataaatatatatacataaatatatttatacatataaatatataatttatattttaaaaattttgggtatataaatatatattacattttttagacttgttcacaaattatgcactataaaaaccacatcatttttaaattagagtcatatttaatttaaatttacaattaacgttcgaacgttggcgccAAATCATTTCACGTTTGCACTTAAGTAGCCACagtgttcgaacgtatatgtgacgttcgaacgtaaatttgccctccgttcgaacgtaaaagaaattcatctgcctttagtgacggtttccacaAACCATCATAGAAAATGCTTTTTAATGACGGTTTGGAGACTATAAAAATTtttcaaccgtcactaaaaagcaattatgTTGTATACTAAAAGTCTtgctacatacatacatgcccACGGAGTCACCTCGTATTCTGCTAACGTGGCCGgatgacacatcatatattttaaaaaaaaaggacaagagAATACAAAAGGTCCCTTCGAAAACCTCGTTGTGCATTGATGCAGTTCTAGATTGTCTCGACTCCACAACAAGCAAAATGGTGACTCCACAGTGAGAAAAAGTAGAATGATGAACAATCACCCACAACACGACCCAATTCCAAATTGCCTCGCCTTCCTAAAAGGTAAGCTTAACCTCAACACATTAGATCAATGTCTTTTAGGAGGTTTCATGGACTCTTTGTGAGACAAGCTAGCTAGAATAGGAGTAGAGGGAGGGAATTTGAATGACGtgaaaatatacaaaacataATGAACAAAGCTtcattgatttttgtttggagaaaCAGAAACGTTGGGAAATATTAATGGATTCTTCTTTTAGAATTTTCTCTCTAACAATAGAAGCCTttgtgatcttttttttttatatatatatataggaagaaacaacttcattcatcaAGAACCAAAACTTCTACAAGAGAATCAATCCAAAGGATATTAGAAATTACATCAGGGAATGAACCCCACCATAAACTAATATTCTTAACACATAAACCAAACTTGGCAAGAGAGTGAGCTGCTGCATTGAAGCTTCTATTGGCATATTGAACCACACAAGAACTAAAGCGCCTCATCAGTTCCTTAGCTTGCTTAATAGTGTTTCCAATTGCTGCCTTTGAAGATCCTTGTCTAGCAAACTCATTAACTACTAACAAGGAATCACTTTCAATCACTAGATTATGAATACCAAGGTGATTACTAAACTGAAGACCATGCAGGATAGCCAATCCCTCAATCTCCACTGCATTCAACCCACCTTGTTCCTTTTTTGCTGCAGACATCATAACTTCCCCCTTTGAATCCCTTAGAATTACTCCAACTCCAGCAATTAAACCATTTGAAGATAAAGCTCCATCTACATTAAGTTTAAAAGAACCAGGAGGTGGGAATTCCGATCTGCAGTAATTCTTGACAACAAGAACAGGCTTACATTTCAGTTCTTTGAAAGACTGTTGCATGGCCAATGCATTTCCCACATCTGCTGCTGCACTTACACACTTCTCCTCAAAGAtcttcatatttcttttgtACCAAGAACTCCagcaaattagaaaaaatagttCAAGCATATCTTTAGATCTGTCTTGAAGAAAACGTAGCACAACATCAATAAACAGCTCATTTCTACTGGTCTACAGTACAGTGGGAAAATGATTAGACCAAACTTCCTTGATAGATGGACAACAACCAAGAGCATGTAGGACATCTTCTCTTTCAGCACCACATAAAGTACATCCTCCCTCAAACCTCACTCGTTTCTTCATAAGGTTATATTTAGTAGGTAGAATCCCTTTAACAGCTTTCCAAGCAAAGATTTTCACCTTAGGAGGAAGTTGCATAGACCAAATTTCTTTCCATAACCTCTTCAAACTTGCAGCCCTAGAAGATTCACCACATTGCCTGCTTTGGTTCAAAGATTGAAATAGACTATAGGCAGTTTTAATAGAATAATCACCATGTGCTTCCTGAGACCAACAAAGCAAATCAGGCCCTCCATGACTcaaaacaatattcaaaatattcgaGGCCACCTTAGGAGAGAACATAGCAGTAATTTTTGCCAACATCCCAACCCTGATATACATCATCCATTAGCATATTCACAGTAGCATCTTCATCAAAAGTTGCAGCTCCACTTTCACTCTCTAGAGCAGATAGTTTAGGCACCCCAGGTACCCAATTAGCTTTCCAAACTCTTACACCTTGACCAGAACCAATCCTCCAAAGACAACCAGCTCTCAGTTTATGTAAAGTACTCAAAATACCTCTCTACACAAAAGAAGGGTTATATCCCAGTGCAGCATCCAGAAGTTGGTCTCTAGGGAAATATTTAGCTTTGAAGACCTTATGCAAAAGAGAATCAGTATTTTGCATaattctccaaccttgcttAGCTAAAAGAGCATCATTGAACACCCTAAGATCCTTAAAACCCATACCCCCATCCTGCTTGGTCTCACACATCTTGGACCAACTTCTCCAATGAATTTTATGTTCATCCTTCTTCTATCCCAACCAGAAGTTTGCCATCAATTGCTCCAGATCATTACATAAAGAAGAAGGTAATTTAAAGCAGCTCATGGAGTAAGTAGGAATGGATTGTGTAACAGGTTTAATCAAGATTTCTTTTCCACCAACCGAGAGCATCTTTTCTTTCCATccttgcaatttcttccaaacTTTATGCTTAATATTAGAAAAAGCCTTATATTTGGACCTCCCAACCAAAGGTGAAAGTCCAAGATACTTCTCAAACTGCTGGCTCTCCTGCACCCCCCCCAAAGCTTCAGTATCTCCTCCTCTTAGCAGTATGAACATTACTACTAAACACaattcttgttttttctttgttaatctTCTAACCAGAAAAACCTCATAACATTTCAACAAATCTTGGATCTTTTGATTTTCTTCCATTGTAGCCTTGCAAAACAAaaggctatcatcagcaaaaagtaaATGGGATATTCGAGGAGCCCCTCTACGTACTTTGACAGCAGTGATATCACCTGTGCCCTCAGCTTTTTTGAGCAAAGAAATTAATCCCTCAGTACAAAGTAAAAACATATAAGGGgatagtggatccccttgtctaatGCCTCTCGAAGGGATAATAGGACCTTTAGGCTCTCCATTAATCAAAACTGACAAAGAGACAGTCTTTACACACATCATTACTAAAGCAGTCCATTGAGCATTATATCCCATTCTGTCCATAATAGCTTCTAGATAGAACCATTCCACACGATCATTAAGCTTTACCCATATCCAACTTAATGGACATAAAGCCATCCTTGCCAttcctcttatttctcaaaGAATGCATCAATTCATAAGCCACAAGGATATTATCTGTTATAAGACGACCAGGGACAAAAGCACACTGAGAACTAGATATGATCTCTTCAAGCACATTTTTAAGCCTATTTGCTAGAACTTTGGAGATTAATTTATACAACACATTGCATAAACTAAAAGGCCTAAATTTAGAAATCAATTCAGGCTTGCTTTTCTTGGGGATCAAAGTAATAAAAGTATGATTCAGTGAAGAGGGAAGAGTACTAGTTCTAAGAACTTGTAAGACTGCATTAGTGACATCATCCCCCACAATGTGCCAAAATTGTTGGAAGAAGATTGGAGCCATACCATCCGGACCAAGTGACTTGGTAGGATGCATTTCATCCAAAGTTATTGTGACGCCctcaaattccgcttgggatcggacgaacatttgaagcgtcgagacatgcaacacaaggttacctgcccccgttcatgacacataagatgcaatattcctaacatgcatctagcattatgcaatattcacagcggataaatgtttttttctttggcaataccatgcaccaaaccgaaatatcccaaatacttaaaacatacttcatacataatgacgtactaaacatctgagatcacaacactagtccaaaatggttttgatcaaaagagtgttagagattgaacaccacaaatacaagtagtaatgaggtaactactgtactaccatccagtcacaccattgtttaatcgatcatttccagttggtcgattctcgattctctttcagatcctgtaacaaaatctaccattcaggaggaatggtagttgggactatcacagtgagatttgattacaaatctcagcaagttaacaagaaattTCCACAcatgttaatgatgcatgcatggtagtaaaagcatgaatgcataatcaaatcataagtaatcatagcataacttgacatacaacataacataactggcttaacttaaactgaaactgaagtttagcatgaacgtgacttgaaacataacatggacttgaaacatagcatgaacgtgaatatgcataatttgaacgtgaacttgaaacacaacaagaacctgagcatgacataacataaatgtgaacttggaacataacgtaaacgtgaacataacataacatgaacttgaaacatattcttgtctcatgggattaccatgattgcgtgaacgtaaacttgaacataacataacgtgaaacatgacttgaacgtgaaatgcatgaacttggaatcttattcaatagacttaatcattaaagtgaccaaatgggtgctacacagatccccttgagccgtgtgtccctaccgattaccgcatcacatcacaggtttctataccagctgtgagtgcgttaatacgtactccacagttattgtggccccacgtattctacgtgtcacaattgttgtgtctcacgtagtgtatactgtacagttgttgtggccccatacttcatgctccacagttgttgtggccccatgacttatttgtttgtgccacacttactgtggacacatgtaacataatgtgtggcaccatcggcattagtgtctggcgcactccggtgaccagctaattaggtcTCATTCataacctgttgactgtacttcttcaacctagggaatttcacacctatttagacactctagtgtgaacaaaggagttccactagaatattaccccatcctagcgcttagggtcgtgattgacatgaataacttaactggcatatatgacatttcgtaacgtaacgtaacatgaacgtaacataaaagacagaagtcttgacgtagcataacgtgacatgaactaagatgaaagacatgacatacttcgagacataaatgtaacagagaacatttcataacatggcatacatgtaacatgcaacatttcgtaacatggcaaaccatataacagacaacatttcttaacatagcgtaatatgtgacagtgaatattacgtggcatgaaatatatgtaacagatggcatacttaacttaacatgacatacttgcaatgtatagaaATACGTGAcggaatatcttgtgtaacagatgaataaatcatgacagaataaattctgtgtaacagataaatatgtaatgacttgacatggcacatatgTTAACATgaatacatacactttagttccctcacttatcactcatacacattaaattgatagtaagttaaaagctaacttacctcgatcttcgtgcttcgagacaaaagTCAAGTgtgatcacgagaaactgaaagtagtgatttctaaaaatgagaacttaatcactaacaattatgaatatggagaaatatcaacttagagtaaaattacaattttaccctctacatgtggaaaaatgaccattttacccctaacttaaggattttgcatcctaactcaaaaaatcaccaaaatttacataccttatgtaaattttgtcctaaaatcaaatattaattcagaaaaatttaaaaataaatacaactattaaaactctatagggccgaaacttacaaaggctatttccttttatttttgttgtaattctttcaaatctcaaaactcatgattaaactaaaattttttttctactatactcataacatattcctaagaataatcatgtttttaatcatgaacaaaagtcatcaaaatcactaaaaccatacttgaactttttggtttctcttctaagttcaaaacagatttttgtttctaacttgttttgatcaacctcttgatccatgacttataaataagtgatcttcaaaccaaaacatcacatggtttaaaaaggtgtcctaaaacagatacaagctttaaactcaagatcacatggttaaacatcacccaaaacataaatttagccaagaacatcatcactttggcctaaccaaatatctccttgcataaaatttcatatcttcaaaataacattctaacatgtatataagaggcttaggatcttccaataaaaatatcaaagccattggaataagatttaaactttctcaaaacagaaactgttttcctcttccagtttctaagtttctagacctaagaaaatatttcaccaaaacttttaatcatgtaaaaaatcctaaaccaataatcatatacacatgttaacaataatccataaaaatttcggaccaagatctatttattagcttggtcaaaaactccaaaatataacacactctccagtttatcgcctagaatgacctttctggggtatAAATAACTTTTGATCAATCAAAgtatctccaaatggaacaaataaggtatccacgtaaactagactccaaaataaacaactttcatgaagaaaaattttctataaaacacttacaaaagcttcgaaataggcgttcaaaagaggtaataAAAACTGCCCGacagtgtcttttgtgttctatgaaggaaaagtgtaaaggagggctgcttttcgtgggaagtggactggagagcctcttacacaagttatggaaagtgataggactgaaggaaaggttgagtgttggccttttcttctcataaaaatcagtcaaagatcttttctcaagtagagtgtaagagtgaaagagtgaggtggccctttagctttgtatttcaagaaccttctaggcccttcttgtaaagatctagccagccaagtgggggtacaaaacttagtcatgaagcaatgctaatgtggtgaatttcgtgggccttagtgggcctaaacagaatgggcctaaaatttgggatTTAAAGAGGGCTTGGGTtgttatcaagcccaaatccaatatcacttggcccgatcaatttttcaagattaacaaggttggataatgatgttctaacccaaatttgaaggattaatagcatgtgaaagtgatttaatcaagtgattaaacacaatgctataatcggattagaaagggtttagaggccaactttagggtttgggaaaccgtttagggttttggtttcaaccaagcttttgggctttcgattggattcccaccatttagggtttaactaggattgaaaccttttttGGTTTGGCaccatttggttgagcagatgaaataaaattttgcttaagtggcatgatttcacatcttgattccttcaaatccatcaaatgttcctcatggtgccaagtgtctaatattatttactaagtgtggctaagatcctgccaagtgtccaaataaatttctctaatctaatttggacattccacattatgattttgaaacactacaATTGGTGCACTTACCGAGATTATTATTCACTTtgaaaaattcctaaatattcataataacctacagtgaaaatattttaccgaaattcaacctcgaagtgcccctaaaaataatttcacaattttcaacagacgtttcatccggaattatgaaaataggatattgcgccataaaattctaaataatccacagagtctaatggcgtagaccataatgcattttgacacttctaactacctcaaataaataaaactcatatttctagcaccatagtgagtgataacactgactatgttgacagactaaaacctatgcgattggtcgattcgtaaaaacttataggatttttatgagattcctaaagtcaatagaaattccaccaatgaatttctagcgggctattACAGCTCTCTTGATTTCATCAAGGGAAAACTCCTTTAACAAATCAGCATTCATTGTGGTAGTGACTTTCCCACTCAAACCCATCCAGAAAATCCAAGTTACAACTCTGTTGTTTAGAATGAAACAAAGactgaaaataatttaagatagtCTGGTCTCTTTCGTTTCCATGTCCCATCTTCGCTTTTCAACCCTTTAATCCAATTCTTACTCTTCCTCTGAGAAGCTTtgtgatgaaaaaattttgaatttctgtCCCCTCCCTTCAACCATAAAACTTTTGCTCTTTGCTTCCACATAATTTCCTCCCTCTCCAACCAAGCCTGCAAGTTATTTCTAGCCTGCATTAATTCCTCTTTTGAAACCCTTCTAGCTTCCTCTAATTGCAATCTTTGAATATTAGCTCGAGCCCTTCTAATGTTCATCTAGATATGTCCAAATTTCAACTTGTTCCATGCTTCTAGTCCCCTGCTACAACTACTTAAACTGTCAATGATTGCTACCATTGACCTCCCTTCAAAACCTCCTTGCCGAAACCTTGAAATAACATCACCACACTCCTCATCCCCAACCCACATAACCTCAAACCTAAAAAGTTTATGTCTAGGCCTTTTCAGTTCAGAAGTGGGCAATAACATAATTGGCACATGATTTGAATGAGCAGCAACACCATGAATGACTCGAGAGAGAGGGAAACATTCCTTCCAATTGATATTAGCAACAAATCTATCAAGTCTTTTACTAATCACCTGTTGCTCATCTCTTCTATTTACCAATTAAATATAGGATCCTCAAAGCCCAAATCTATAAGATTACAATCATCAAGTACATCTCTGAATGCCTGCATTAATTTGTCTGATCTAGGCCTTCCACCCATTTTCTCTTGTTGACATACCACCTCATTGAAGTCACCACAAACAAGCCATGGAATATCCCCATCTTCTTTCAAAGTTTGTAGCATCTCCAAGTCTCATCTCTTtgcaattaaatatgaaaaattaaataaataaatcgagTAGGTATTGTATGATGTTTTTATGCTAAAATACACAATTTTGTTCTTCCTGCCCTAGTTCACTATCGAAGTGGGTGACTAATTTTGAGTGCTGCATTGTCGGCCGTTTGATAAGCTGATCATCTAGTCCTCCATTGAAGAGCTTAATGACTTGATGTTTGCAGTCTTCTAAGACGTAGACGTGGttgcttcattttctttgaacTAGTCTAAGTAGAATACggatctaaaaataaaaaaacaaatttgaaaacGGAACATGCGTCGTTAAATAAGTCTGGAGATTCAATcgttaagaaaaagaaagggaaacaCAGAAAGGGAGAAGGGGGAGGGAATCTGTCGAGTTGTGTTGGTCCTCTGTCGTGCAGTTTCGTGGGTTCCCGCACAACGAGTTGAATGTAAAACATCAATCACCGCTCTATTTTCCCCCAAGAAATTAAATGCGCCTGTGTTATTAATTTACGTGTTAGTCCACCTTGGATTCATGCGCTGTGACGGCACCTAGAATTATTTTGGAAGCCATTTTGAAATGGCACGTGAAATCACAATTAATGCTCTGCacacatttaaaatttttgtatagtcaaaaaaaaaaaaaaagaagaaaacttaaaattttcagaTTCCTTTAAATGTTCatgtgagataaaaaatttataaatagtagtgaaattaaaatttttaatttcattctgTTTTGGTCAGAATAGGAACCGGCACAGTTTAATGGGGTATTCCGTTTCGGGTCCAATTCAGGTCGTTTCGATCCATTCCGGCCGAATTCCTGTCTTTCGGCCAAAATACATATTTCGATccgaaattaattaatataaaaatttggtaAATATCTGGAAAAGAGGCAAACTTGTAAAATCGATGTCTCATTTTCTCCTCCTTGCAACACGCTGACATGTCACatctctttttcagattttctcCTATCTCAATCTCTCCCCAACACCTTCAGTAGCGGCCTTCcaaataagtttttatattgttttatgcTACATcgaatttgttttttcttttttaagaaaaaatatgtattttgagTCTCCGGTTAATTCTCAATGACGATGTAGTAATGACTCAAAACTAAGTGgtatattagatattttaagtaacatttttcatatatatattatttatatatatatatatattatacatataatgACTATCCCAAAACAGTATATCGAAACATAATGATATCGAAATATTCAATTCTGTTACCTCAACCGGAATAATCACTGGAatggaattcaaaactttgagtgaaatagtttgacttacaatattttatggagttttgaacaatgagagagaaaaagttgaataaaaatattttaaagttaaaatattgttacaatataattttttaatatcatttttgttttgagatttgaaaaagttgaattgttttttgtattttgattagaaatttgaaaaaattgtaaaggtaaatgattagatgaaaaaattaaaattttgaaattgaaaagtgtgtctttgagtgatgtttaaatgttaagatgatcagatgagatgagatttgatgagaagaaatcatctcaacatccaaatgggaTCTCAGTACGTACGTTAGTATGATCATAATAATATCTTTCCTAACGAGATATCTATTAGGAGAGCCTAAACGAAGCCAATACATGAGGTTGCATTCAAATAGTCCACATAAAGTCTTTTAatatagatcgaacaataactTGATTCTAGTTTCAAGAAGAACATAGTGCAAGTAGAAAATGATCAGTGAACAGGGAAAATGATCAGTATCATGAGTGGCATCCTCCTAGCATAAGAATAACCCATAACATTATATCCACCAAATCCAAATTAGGAAGTGAACTTTATTACCATGTCAAACCCTCGTCATGTATCTCTAATGAATGCACCATTTAAAATGGATTTTCTCTATCTGGCCTAGAATGGAATAGAATCCTCTTCATTTTACTTGAAATAGATACTATCCATTTGCTGTAAAAACAtgagatattttagttatttcacTTGCCAATTACATAATATGAAATGACTAAAATACCCATTGGATATTATTAATTGCACTTGAAATAGAAAGGGTCCGGCCTGTCCCCTACAATACCAAAGTTTTGTGGGAGAGGAATTTACTTCTCAACAAATaccttaaaaatttaaatccacCCGAAATGCTAGGGTTTGGCTCAAGATCAAACTACTCAAGATCGGCATAAATCTCATCTATTTCTATATAAGTTAAAATATCTGAATCTTCGTTGTGCAAATTATCTACCCTACGAGTGTATCCTTTTGAGAGATTCAGCGGGGTAGAATAGTCATAGTCTCGAAACAAAAtcatgtagtatatatactacatccTTTTTACACATATGGATCAtgcaaaaattaattatatacttataatcAAAGAAGTAATTAAATAAGACTTTGTGTTTTCAATGCCCACAGCAAACCGTCATGCagttttgaattgagaaaaGGGTTAGGCTGTGTGTGAGGTATATATGTGTTTTCCTGCATTATTTTATACGTATCCCAAGTCTATGTGATTAAGACCGCTTCCCACTTGTGTTGAATACGACACTTATTTACTCTTGTGGTGATCATGCAGATAATTCTGAAGTCTATGCATCTTCTCATACCTAATCCTTGAGGAATGGGTAAAACCTTTAACAtcatattttaagttgaaaatttcaggtttagaaaataaatggTTACAAGTTACAGCAATGGAAATCTTGACTATGTAGCAACGTCTCATCGATCCATGAAGTTTTGCAGAATGTCTAATTACACATGTTGTGACATGCAAATACAAAGTCAATGATGACAAAAAGTAAACTATAGgcaaaactaaataataaagtaaagttTAGAGTTAAAACAAGTTAACATGtaaaaagtaattttccaaTTACATCGCGTCCTCAATTAGATCCTTAATTCTAGTTAAGAGGTATTCAACAAATAAGGATATTATTCTCATCACGTCCGGTCAGAGAATTCCGACCTCTAATCTCTCTTCTATTATAATAAAAGCTAACATACAAAAAACAAACGGAGCATTCCCAATGGGTTATGTAAAACccatgattttataaaatttgaaggaaataaCTCAATATAGCTCATCACATcgattatgtattttataactaatatccaGTTTGCTACAGTACCATCTCTACATCTATGAAATACTATTCAcacttgtataaatatttaattaatttctctttctactttttactctttattcatttctttatctactttctactttttactttatttgaaatgaataaaatatattaaaaagtataatatttaaatgatataaaaaaaatagataagctaatatatagtatattgtaaaaattagtatgtaaaataaaaaaaaaaaaaaaatttggtgatgtattttaaaagatatgatgAAGAATCCATTGGTAGTGCTTATATAGTTCCCTTTTGGATAAAAAAGCTAAGTTGCTCAATTACATAAATACccttcaataaatttaaaaaattaaacacataaacaatgaattattttttaaaaaaaaatcaaaaagtataaaaaaaaaattaaagtaattaaaactccaaaaaattatttttttaaattttttattatcgtGAAATTCGTTTTAGTTTAGAAGATCTAAAAATattctttcctttatttttattattttgaaaaggagtcttttttatttttttttaaatttaataggggtttgtttgtctttttataatctttaggggtagttttttcttttcattggaAAATGGGGTATATTGCAATTGTTTGGtaatttaggggatgaatacCAAAATTTATAGTTTAGGAGGTGATTGCAAATTGATCtctaagtatttttcccaaatcTAAATATTGCATAATTCTCTAACATAAAATCAGTTACCATTGTCTATATCCAGGACAAACAGTTTTTAAATGAATACTAATAatttaaacaaaagatttatttataagttggtgAGAAAATTGTGGCGCCAT contains:
- the LOC109020516 gene encoding uncharacterized protein LOC109020516 → MKIFEEKCVSAAADVGNALAMQQSFKELKCKPVLVVKNYCRSEFPPPGSFKLNVDGALSSNGLIAGVGVILRDSKGEVMMSAAKKEQGGLNAVEIEGLAILHGLQFSNHLGIHNLVIESDSLLVVNEFARQGSSKAAIGNTIKQAKELMRRFSSCVVQYANRSFNAAAHSLAKFGLCVKNISLWWGSFPDVISNILWIDSLVEVLVLDE